Proteins found in one Arachis stenosperma cultivar V10309 chromosome 8, arast.V10309.gnm1.PFL2, whole genome shotgun sequence genomic segment:
- the LOC130945321 gene encoding basic leucine zipper 34-like produces the protein MAQLPPKIPNMSPTWPDFPSPQKMPPPSLNASQYQLPQNPTWVDEFLDFSSARRGAHRRSVSDSITFLEVPLLAGENCGGDGAVPPRDNEESEFEKFDDEQFMSMFTDEIANGGGIPMPPTMSSSNTTSDEKETSYQNEEVNVKKNSKDEEEQEMKLNLKNEADEVESQCKVEEESNNALPSNNTNNLASSNDRITDPKRVKRILANRQSAQRSRVRKLQYISELERSVTSLQAEVSVLSPRVAFLDHQRLLLNVDNSAIKQRIAALAQDKIFKDAHQEALKREIERLRQVYHQQNLKKMENNNNAPCSSPLRASPPSPSPSPRQNEQILNV, from the exons ATGGCGCAATTGCCTCCCAAGATTCCAAATATGTCGCCAACTTGGCCGGACTTCCCTTCCCCCCAGAAAATGCCACCGCCGTCTCTCAATGCAAGCCAATATCAGCTTCCTCAGAACCCGACCTGGGTGGACGAGTTCCTAGACTTCTCCTCTGCCAGACGCGGCGCGCATCGCAGGTCGGTGAGCGACTCGATCACCTTCCTGGAGGTGCCGTTGCTGGCAGGGGAGAATTGTGGCGGGGACGGTGCCGTCCCCCCAAGGGATAATGAGGAGAGTGAATTTGAAAAGTTCGACGATGAACAATTCATGTCGATGTTCACGGACGAGATTGCTAATGGTGGGGGTATTCCGATGCCGCCAACGATGTCGTCTTCAAACACTACAAGCGACGAGAAAGAAACGAGTTACCAGAATGAGGAGGTTAAtgtgaagaagaattcgaagGATGAGGAAGAACAGGAaatgaaattgaatttgaagaaTGAAGCGGATGAGGTTGAAAGCCAATGTAAAGTGGaagaagaaagcaataatgcgCTGCCTTCAAACAACACCAACAATCTTGCTTCTTCCAATGACCGAATTACTGATCCCAAGAGAGTCAAAAG AATTTTGGCAAATAGACAATCTGCACAAAGATCGAGAGTGAGAAAGTTGCAATACATATCAGAATTAGAGAGGAGTGTAACTTCATTACAG GCGGAAGTTTCAGTGCTGTCACCACGGGTTGCATTCTTAGATCATCAGCGTTTGCTTCTAAATGTTGACAATAGTGCTATCAAGCAAAGAATCGCCGCCCTTGCCCAAGACAAGATTTTCAAAGATG CTCATCAAGAAGCACTGAAGAGGGAGATAGAGAGACTGAGGCAAGTGTATCACCAACAGAACCTTAAGAAGATGGAAAACAATAACAATGCACCATGCTCATCACCGTTACGAGCGTCGCCGCCGTCGCCATCGCCGTCACCAAGGCAGAATGAACAGATTCTCAATGTTTGA
- the LOC130945878 gene encoding uncharacterized protein LOC130945878, with protein MEEENDTPLHNADGNQPFANLTHQEPKTRFMTRTLKPVPFKPSKNLNFARHEKLLRRIGLWDFAHLEFDSHIRVDLIEQLVDSYEPSLRCGYVNGVRVSANRTQLGIALKLLPLKEEKGEIFGQVLEGLDFAESVQFLEEFMWNRMVLHDDDDDGDEGVMVMPDEVLECESLIREGHFGKVDWVGLIWSMVEREMREVGLVKCYYASHLQLLIQVQCEELLKEVPLVVEVDDEFQEHNTELSSGNVKLQKKSIEGDKEILDFGLDDHLGKPILLQCDVNVNSFDYVEEKDDEEYENDSLELNSERDFISSQDDLEMTSGSLFVGKGHKRAIELDYDNTNLSLSGNNKRLRIDNNPCNNAEPVDFDGCMARMQDWMEKAALMYATKNRSCEDSAMSLQNLLNQIQNRDNKIEDLRRAMVDERKKGQMNLYRLQKELDMMARLLEEYRKALRETHKAFAEYRAIIEHKPITKKGQLKKKHLAIEQSLKEDHVKTIA; from the coding sequence atggaagaagAAAACGACACTCCTCTTCACAACGCAGACGGCAACCAACCCTTCGCGAACCTAACCCATCAGGAACCGAAGACCCGGTTCATGACCCGAACACTCAAACCTGTTCCTTTCAAACCTTCTAAAAACCTCAACTTTGCGCGCCACGAGAAGCTCTTAAGGCGAATCGGTCTCTGGGACTTCGCGCATCTCGAATTCGATAGCCACATTCGGGTTGATCTCATAGAACAGCTTGTAGATAGTTACGAACCTTCCCTACGGTGCGGTTACGTCAACGGTGTTAGGGTTTCGGCGAATCGAACTCAATTGGGGATAGCGCTGAAGCTGCTGCCCCTGAAGGAGGAGAAAGGTGAGATTTTTGGACAAGTGTTGGAAGGTTTGGACTTTGCTGAATCGGTTCAATTCCTTGAGGAGTTTATGTGGAATCGGATGGTtctgcatgatgatgatgatgatggtgatgaggGTGTGATGGTGATGCCTGATGAGGTTTTGGAGTGTGAAAGTTTGATTAGGGAAGGCCATTTTGGGAAGGTTGATTGGGTTGGGTTGATATGGAgcatggtagagagggagatgAGGGAGGTTGGGTTGGTTAAGTGTTACTATGCCTCTCATTTGCAGCTTTTGATCCAGGTGCAATGTGAGGAGTTGTTGAAGGAAGTTCCTTTGGTAGTAGAGGTTGATGATGAGTTTCAGGAGCATAATACTGAACTCAGTTCAGGGAATGTTAAATTACAAAAGAAGAGTATTGAAGGGGACAAGGAAATTTTGGATTTTGGTTTGGATGATCATCTGGGTAAGCCGATTTTGCTGCAATGTGATGTCAATGTGAATAGTTTCGATTACGTGGAAGAGAAAGATGATGAAGAGTATGAGAATGATTCTTTGGAGTTGAATTCTGAAAGAGACTTTATCTCTTCTCAGGATGATCTTGAAATGACTTCCGGAAGTTTATTTGTTGGTAAGGGTCACAAGAGAGCAATTGAATTGGATTATGATAACACAAATCTTTCTTTGAGTGGCAATAACAAAAGGCTGAGAATAGATAATAATCCATGTAATAATGCTGAGCCTGTTGACTTTGATGGCTGTATGGCACGGATGCAAGATTGGATGGAGAAGGCTGCATTGATGTATGCAACAAAGAACAGGTCTTGTGAAGACTCTGCAATGAGTCTACAGAACCTACTAAACCAGATTCAGAACCGGGACAACAAGATAGAGGATTTGCGCAGGGCAATGGTGGATGAAAGAAAGAAGGGACAGATGAATTTGTATAGACTACAGAAGGAACTTGACATGATGGCAAGGCTTCTGGAGGAATACAGAAAGGCCTTGAGGGAAACTCACAAGGCTTTTGCCGAATACAGAGCAATCATCGAGCACAAGCCGATCACCAAGAAGGGAcagttgaagaagaagcattTGGCCATTGAACAGAGCTTGAAGGAGGACCATGTAAAAacaattgcatga
- the LOC130945202 gene encoding sodium/calcium exchanger NCL-like, producing MRHKFSFIYLVIFLLILPHSNYGRPITKEAPLLMVSDGIHDHSSEPSLIYVNKLGSSVTCTEAYGFLPCTNTALGNVFLMLVYGYFMFLAAKSLSAGSEILLQILGPGIIGGLFLPLLSSLPDATIILASTLSGSKETAQSQVSVGMGLLAGSTVMLLTILWGSCLIVGRCDLENSVAIDQKDTKGFDLAGSGVSTDIWTSYAAMLMIISCIPLVIVQLPQIFHGATPSRAAILFSLIVSICLLVVYTIYQVCQPRIQRRRLAYAKYKNIMSGFLEQLKTQARGRFLKDNGEPHIEVIQKLFDSLKNSEGYITAKDLRASIIGMHFEEEDMDIDEAVASIMLDFDKSHDSRIDMEEFVRGITRWLRKATRSATHDNDHSPTTPKILNDFHQRMKAEQDLWSDHSDEAVESVKNPRWNAFKAVLMLLLGTVVAGVFADPLVDSVDNFSAATSIPSFFVSFIILPFASSSEIVSALIFASRKKIRTASLTYSEIYGSVTMSNLLSLSVFLCLVYIQNLTWSFSAEVLIILIVCITMGLVASFHTTLPLWLCFPAFALYPFSLLFVYILNYVVGIP from the exons ATGAGACACAAGTTTTCATTCATTTACCTTGTCATATTCTTGCTCATATTACCACATTCTAATTATGGTAGACCTATCACAAAAGAGGCACCTCTATTGATGGTTTCTGATGGAATCCATGATCATAGTAGTGAGCCTTCTCTTATTTATGTGAACAAGCTTGGTTCTTCAGTTACATGCACAGAAGCTTATGGATTTTTGCCATGTACAAATACTGCTCTAGGGAATGTGTTCCTCATGTTGGTGTATGGCTACTTTATGTTCTTGGCAGCGAAGTCATTATCAGCAGGCAGTGAGATTTTGCTTCAAATTCTTGGACCTGGCATCATTGGTGGACTATTCCTCCCTCTCTTGAGTTCTCTTCCTGATGCAACCATCATTCTTG CATCTACATTATCTGGGAGCAAAGAAACAGCTCAAAGTCAGGTCTCTGTGGGAATGGGACTACTTGCTGGATCAACTGTAATGCTTCTAACTATTCTATGGGGTTCCTGTCTTATAGTTGGAAGGTGTGACCTTGAAAATTCAGTAGCAATTGATCAAAAGGATACAAAAGGCTTTGACTTAGCTG GATCTGGTGTAAGCACTGATATTTGGACAAGCTATGCTGCAATGTTGATGATAATATCTTGCATTCCACTTGTTATTGTGCAATTAccccaaatttttcatggagcTACTCCAAGTCGCGCAGCCATTCTATTTTCGCTCATTGTCTCCATTTGTTTATTGGTTGTTTATACCATTTATCAG GTTTGTCAGCCAAGGATTCAGAGGAGAAGACTTGCATATGCCAAGTACAAGAACATAATGTCAGGATTTCTAGAACAATTGAAAACACAAGCAAGAGGCCGTTTCCTCAAAGACAATGGTGAACCTCACATTGAGGTTATACAAAA GTTGTTTGACTCACTCAAGAATTCTGAAGGGTACATAACAGCCAAAGATTTAAGAGCTTCAATCATAGGAATGCACTTTGAGGAGGAAGATATGGACATTGATGAAGCTGTTGCAAGCATCATGTTGGATTTTGACAAGTCACATGACTCTAGAATTGACATGGAAGAGTTTGTGAGAGGAATAACAAGATGGCTTCGCAAAGCTACGCGATCCGCCACACACGACAATGATCACAGTCCCACAACACCTAAGATTCTAAATGATTTCCATCAG AGGATGAAAGCAGAACAAGATTTATGGAGTGATCACAGTGATGAGGCTGTGGAGAGTGTAAAGAATCCAAGATGGAATGCTTTCAAAGCAGTGTTGATGTTGCTTCTAGGAACTGTTGTGGCTGGTGTATTTGCTGATCCTCTTGTTGATTCAGTGGACAACTTCTCAGCAGCCACTAGTATCCcttctttctttgtttcctTCATCATCCTTCCTTTCGCCAGCTCCAGCGAAATTGTGTCGGCTCTTATTTTCGCCAGCCGGAAGAAGATCAGAACCGCCTCACTCACATATTCTGAG ATATATGGATCAGTGACAATGAGCAATCTCCTTTCATTATCAGTTTTCTTGTGTTTGGTTTACATTCAAAACCTGACATGGAGTTTCTCAGCTGAGGTTTTGATCATTCTCATTGTGTGCATAACAATGGGACTTGTTGCAAGCTTCCACACTACCTTGCCTCTATGGCTATGCTTCCCTGCCTTTGCACTTTATCCATTCTCTCTGCTTTTCGTCTATATTCTTAATTATGTTGTTGGAATACCTTAA
- the LOC130945224 gene encoding RING-H2 finger protein ATL40-like, translating into MSGYDVDGHRNHDNYPFSSFHNPSSSSSSSSDRSYSNKKILVMAVASLTMVIIVVLALHIYARVVLRRQARRRFAIHQLSLTVQAQAQAHAHAHEHNTGLDPNVIASLPTFIYKRKKREEEEDEDGECAVCLSGVEDEQEVRLLPNCKHSFHVACIDTWLASHSTCPICRTKAEPIIGLQLQPHPPEPPILLHDDASTFEATSDNNNNAAIVGKNITGSSVSRFSSSFRRILSRDRSSSTRIQPSIVTHLDDHDLESQQ; encoded by the coding sequence ATGAGTGGTTACGATGTTGATGGCCATAGAAACCATGACAACTACCCATTCTCCAGCTTCCACAacccatcatcatcatcatcatcatcatcggaTCGAAGCTACTCGAACAAAAAAATCTTGGTGATGGCCGTAGCTTCCTTAACAATGGTCATCATCGTGGTCTTGGCCCTTCACATCTACGCAAGGGTGGTTCTGAGACGCCAAGCTCGAAGAAGATTTGCCATTCACCAACTCAGCCTCACCGTACAAGCCCAAGCCCAAGCCCACGCCCACGCCCACGAACACAACACAGGCCTGGACCCTAACGTCATAGCCTCTCTCCCCACCTTCATCTACAAacgaaaaaagagagaagaagaagaagatgaagatggcGAGTGTGCTGTGTGTTTGAGTGGTGTAGAAGATGAACAAGAGGTGAGGTTGCTGCCGAATTGCAAGCACAGTTTCCATGTCGCTTGCATAGATACATGGCTGGCTTCTCATTCCACGTGTCCAATTTGTAGAACCAAGGCTGAACCAATCATAGGCCTTCAACTTCAACCTCACCCTCCTGAGCCTCCTATTCTTCTTCATGATGATGCTTCAACTTTTGAAGCTACTTCTGATAATAACAACAATGCTGCTATTGTGGGTAAGAACATTACTGGTTCTTCTGTTTCAAGATTCAGCAGCTCTTTTAGAAGGATTCTAAGTAGGGATAGATCTTCTAGCACAAGAATTCAACCTTCCATAGTTACCCATCTTGATGATCATGATTTAGAGAGCCAGCAATAA
- the LOC130945879 gene encoding uncharacterized protein LOC130945879, giving the protein MLGLIETKRPVVTKFDVASFWGCDSAGWAYVEVDGASGGLLLTWDETNFKMNNCYKGERWLCVEGIMLKNNFNCVFFLVYCAHTREEKLVMWEELSYTTGLCQVPCCFMGDFNEILNVEKRKCTTSLTASAEDFKDWIQDMHLLDLPLNDRKFTWFRGRSCSRLDRVLVSLEWAEEFPEIRLRGGPKGLSDHCPLIVEGSRLGDGPRPFRSLDSWFTHEGFLRMVKEQWRGLGEIQFIDKLKALTIPLGRWHKDNFGDMDNKIMKSEEEIKKIDDMVSNGVYDGTVEARRKALVTCCEKRITLEADVAFSSCKGHGQKYKEESPMVGFRDGLVGMIAEEDAAALEVLLSIEEIRDAVWDCDSSRAPRSDGYNMNFIKKCWDEIGAELTAAVGFFQTSRLPTDTNITWVALAPKFVGAIEIKDFRPISMVGCVYKVISVG; this is encoded by the exons ATGTTAGGTTTGATTGAGACTAAAAGACCTGTAGTGACGAAGTTTGATGTGGCAAGTTTTTGGGGGTGTGATAGTGCTGGGTGGGCATATGTTGAGGTTGACGGTGCGTCGGGTGGGTTGTTGTTAACGTGGGATGAAACTAATTTTAAGATGAATAACTGTTATAAAGGGGAGAGATGGCTATGTGTGGAAGGGATCATGTTAAAGAATAATTTCAACTGTGTTTTTTTCTTGGTTTATTGTGCTCACACTAGAGAGGAGAAACTTGTTATGTGGGAGGAGTTGAGCTATACTACTGGATTATGCCAGGTCCCTTGTTGCTTCATGGGAgattttaatgagattttaaatGTTGAGAAAAGAAAATGTACTACTagtctaacagcatctgcagaaGACTTCAAGGATTGGATACAAGATATGCACCTGTTGGACTTACCGCTTAATGACCGTAAGTTTACGTGGTTCAGAGGTCGTTCTTGCAGTCGGTTAGATAGAGTTCTGGTTAGTCTGGAATGGGCTGAGGAGTTCCCTGAGATTCGCTTAAGAGGAGGACCAAAAGGCTTGTCAGATCACTGTCCGTTGATAGTGGAAGGTTCAAGGTTGGGGGATGGACCTAGACCATTCAGAAGCCTAGACTCATGGTTTACACACGAAGGTTTTCTCAGAATGGTAAAAGAGCAATGGAGGGGATTAGGGGAGATACAGTTCATAGATAAATTAAAGGCTTTGACGATTCCTTTGGGAAGATGGCACAAAGACAATTTTGGAGACATGGATAACAAAATTATGAAATCTGAAGAAGAGATCAAGAAGATAGATGATATGGTAAGCAATGGCGTATATGATGGAACGGTGGAGGCAAGAAGAAAGGCGTTAGTGACTTGTTGTGAGAAAAGAATTACACTGGAAGCAGATGTCGCGTTCTCGTCTTGCAAAGGACATGGACAAAAATACAAG GAGGAGTCTCCTATGGTGGGTTTTAGGGATGGCCTGGTGGGTATGATAGCTGAAGAGGATGCTGCGGCCTTAGAGGTGTTGCTGTCGATTGAGGAGATTAGAGATGCAGTGTGGGACTGTGATTCTTCTAGGGCTCCAAGGAGTGATGGATACAACATGAATTTTATTAAGAAGTGTTGGGACGAGATTGGGGCTGAGTTAACAGCAGCAGTGGGTTTCTTTCAGACTTCTAGGCTACCGACCGATACTAATATAACTTGGGTTGCTTTGGCACCTAAGTTCGTTGGGGCTATAGAGATCAAGGACTTTCGACCAATCAGCATGGTGGGTTGTGTGTATAAGGTGATTTCTGTTGGTTAG